The following coding sequences are from one Nilaparvata lugens isolate BPH chromosome 4, ASM1435652v1, whole genome shotgun sequence window:
- the LOC111049053 gene encoding BRISC and BRCA1-A complex member 2, with product MENMICSNTQQTLQQHIKELLKHNFGISGKKATISNVRASQPGLERNEETVDCFGDRFQLCFEFANQFVYWDVVLDSSSADNPPDFDLNNDAFTNNYITVDLLEEAVPSLNNWQPNNPDALKNVVCELLQLFKKYQVDQLKELQNYINYENAMESGLVSDSEVLIDSTGFTTFLFRLPMDMSDFDVGDTEDDYAIHVSLEFSRPTAKMTKPKIKLTPALLDVMHIKQFSQKQESTCSDSVDLADFLRRVLYKANTSILHHKVKPVTKRKRFIFEFLNVRGTSVLEFDALQFLRASFLLNDDKNFLCILTITLTERFPVTAPVYTLRSIYTAQEVVILENVPFHVSWDIRVAIKRALLYIENKLDDMKNKPVHI from the exons GAATTTCAGGCAAAAAAGCAACGATATCGAATGTGCGCGCTAGCCAGCCAGGACTGGAGCGTAACGAGGAGACGGTCGACTGCTTCGGAGATCGATTCCAGCTTTGCTTTGAATTTGCCAACCAGTTCGTCTACTGGGATGTGGTTTTAGACTCTTCATCAGCCGACAATCCACCGGATTTCGATCTGAATAACGACGCTTTCACTAATAACTACATTACAGTTGACTTGCTGGAGGAGGCCGTACCAAGTCTCAACAATTGGCAACCCAACAATCCCGATGCGCTTAAGAATGTTGTATGTGAACTTTTGCAGCTGTTCAAGAAATATCAG GTGGATCAATTGAAAGAGTTGCAGAATTACATTAATTATGAGAACGCAATGGAGAGTGGTTTGGTTAGTGATTCCGAAGTTTTGATCGATTCAACTGGTTTCACTACGTTTCTTTTTCGCCTTCCTATGGATATGAGTGATTTCGATGTTGGAG ACACGGAAGATGATTATGCGATCCACGTATCTCTTGAGTTCAGTCGACCAACTGCCAAAATGACAAAACCTAAAATAAAGTTGACACCAGCTCTCCTAGATGTGATGCACATCAAACAATTCAGTCAAAAGCAAG aaagcacCTGCTCGGATAGTGTAGACCTCGCCGATTTCCTGAGAAGAGTGTTATACAAAGCGAACACTTCGATTCTACACCACAAAGTAAAACCGGTCACCAAACGCAAGCGATTCATTTTCGAATTCCTGAATGTTCGGGGAACAAGTGTTCTCGAGTTTGATGCTCTTCAGTTTCTACGTGCCTCCTTTTTGCTCAATGATGACAAAAATTTCCTCTGTATTTTGACAATAACTCTGACCGAAAGGTTCCCAGTGACTGCGCCTGTTTATACATTACGATCAATTTATACCGCGCAAGAAGTAGTAATTCTGGAAAATGTGCCTTTCCATGTTTCATGGGATATTCGAGTTGCAATTAAGAGAGCTTTGCTGTACATTGAGAACAAGTTGGATGATATGAAAAACAAGCCAGTCCATATTTGA